From Eriocheir sinensis breed Jianghai 21 chromosome 37, ASM2467909v1, whole genome shotgun sequence, one genomic window encodes:
- the LOC127008193 gene encoding ankyrin-2-like isoform X3, which produces MQWLYFALPHEYIFIEIFLYLQELERKKEDQESNSTLESQKKALKELEQIVSDGNLVKLHAIRDQGGDLSGCVTTPYHENMTICLLALAAWNGHTHLLDTLIESGLSVEGSGSTNWTPLMLAARKAHEKMVEELLSRGADPLARDSEGAVALHHAAFCGHRQCVAALIPVTPTTIADSEGRTPIHAASLRGHKHVIEDLNDKGWKLGIADSGGNTELHMSAWFGSLEVVEYLVAAKLNPYQKNMQGLTPLNLAVREGRHNIESWFMKRRGGSSLKLLHAHELIKSQEENEKDNYESFKKYVKYGNVAGIEEMKVIGDAHLMDERGMTFLHCALEENYVKPSVVEQLLDMVHPHVMTYDGLTPLDLAKKKLKCNEGTISYPLYEEAISILENHQCSKEKGSPEELYTKLLQVICEGDNVKEVSRLMCAGAPLELNGDFPNSALQQAIIHDRSKIVNLMLASQASLIPCTQGLNLLQHAWYSPNTSARVYFAITKAFSRELKRERDRLPRHTSGLRYDLTELIEAVDGDAPWEACWKMGNSKKENLGDKTTADEGARWEACWQKGSTAKKKKLDERTTDKLTSFMVIATRANCPLIASFLQRAGAWSYFNAAGTTPLHAALKTGNLNLAETMVRNLGASLYIPDSEHSLPKDIIGKMDAAKLKKLEEEVYKREKRKLENLEIFTKDESEKEKVRMLLALQEALFTKYTGNTVHPTPGNLSSIDQEAGAYAMLIASRSGLQQLLHLLLVMECLPADLVVDGTAGTTALHEAASHGKSRSVVQLLHSLEKAAVASKHNVAEAKAYSGHGHSVLWKLNRYSPLQPDRYGQTALHLAAMFGHKHTLELLVHFVGEDPPCRAGTTAKQILSNFTGYLKRYLRYNDKTRNKITPLDHHDPDALLSKLLCAVDLNKLPKDAKRANVDMDSGEARQVKDAVLKAVGVILGRVVMADDMYQGRLRLVGSARDGSKLFAPDEFDINVVIPAADRVNISVEQEMDAFKSNVLKINVETNNPHLQGNRLMGDLFGLVKEVLTDSVLDDDRLSVVPPSLTRTQVGVSLALAWQGVEYPLLLVGVDLVPVLEVPWHEAIVKPDALTPPDSHYMHVSNTSDGSWRCSFALLEAEVLRQLSLEERCIQLSCKMLLYHLKAERWMPREIKAFCTWWSGRSFNVPVPAGFCLKSSFFGALAYKRKYRLEWSEGDTIRWMLFIFRRMCLVEEESNTFSPKKVFAYFGGDCEGPKFGAGAPVIAKYLKGNGLKKKYIMRSFRQHLNYWINTFLKLIHFPNMR; this is translated from the exons ATGCAATGGTTATATTTTGCATTGCCAcatgaatatattttcatagagatATTTTTATATTTGCAGGaactggaaaggaaaaaggaggatcaGGAGTCCAATTCTACACTGGAAAGCCAGAAGAAGGCACTAAAG GAACTGGAGCAGATTGTGAGTGATGGGAACCTGGTTAAACTACATGCCATCCGTGACCAGGGAGGTGACCTGTCTGGATGTGTGACGACACCCTACCATGAAAATATGACGATATGCCTGCTGGCCTTAGCAGCTTGGAATGGCCATACCCACCTGCTGGACACTCTCATTGAATCTGGCCTCAGTGTGGAAGGCAGTGGCTCTACCAACTGGACGCCATTAATGCTGGCTGCCCGGAAGGCCCATGAGAAGATGGTGGAAGAACTGCTCTCTCGTGGTGCCGATCCTCTAGCAAGGGATTCAGAAG GAGCTGTTGCTCTTCACCATGCTGCTTTCTGTGGCCACAGGCAATGTGTGGCTGCTTTGATTCCTGTCACCCCAACCACCATAGCTGACAGTGAGGGTCGTACCCCTATCCATGCAGCCAGTCTTCGAGGTCATAAGCATGTGATAGAGGATTTGAATGACAAAGGATGGAAACTTGGTATTGCAGATTCAGGTGGCAACACAGAACTTCATATGAGTGCTTGGTTTGGCTCCCTGGAAGTGGTGGAGTACTTGGTGGCAGCGAAACTGAACCCTTACCAAAAAAATATGCAGGGACTCACACCACTGAACTTAGCAGTGCGTGAAGGTCGCCACAACATTGAAAGTTGGTTCATGAAGAGGCGAGGTGGCTCTTCACTGAAGCTGTTGCATGCTCATGAGCTTATA AAGTcacaagaggagaatgaaaaggacaaTTATGAGAGTTTCAAAAAGTATGTGAAATATGGTAATGTTGCAGGGATTGAAGAAATGAAAGTAATAGGTGATGCTCACTTGATGGACGAAAGAGGCATGACCTTCCTCCACTGTGCTCTAGAGGAAAATTATGTCAAACCTTCAGTTGTTGAACAGCTCCTTGATATGGTTCACCCTCATGTAATGACCTATGATGGCCTCACTCCCCTTGATCTGGCTAAGAAGAAGCTCAAATGCAATGAAGGCACAA TCTCCTACCCCCTGTATGAGGAAGCAATATCAATCTTGGAGAATCACCAGTGTTCAAAG GAAAAGGGTTCTCCTGAGGAGCTGTACACAAAGCTGCTCCAAGTCATCTGTGAGGGAGACAATGTGAAGGAAGTGTCCCGTCTCATGTGTGCTGGAGCCCCACTGGAGCTAAATGGGGATTTTCCCAACTCAGCGCTGCAGCAGGCCATCATTCATGACCGCTCTAAAATCGTCAATCTCATGTTGGCATCACAGGCATCCCTCATCCCATGCACACAGGGCCTCAACTTGCTGCAGCATGCTTGGTATTCACCCAACACTTCTGCCAGAGTCTACTTTGCCATCACTAAG GCCTTCTCTAGGGAGCTGAAGCGAGAAAGAGACCGACTGCCTCGACACACCAGTGGGCTTCGGTATGACCTTACTGAATTGATAGAAGCTGTTGATGGAGATGCTCCATGGGAAGCCTGCTGGAAGATGGGAAATTCTAAAAAAGAAAATTTGGGAGACAAGACAACTGCTGATGAGGGAGCTCGATGGGAAGCCTGTTGGCAGAAAGGAAGTActgctaagaaaaaaaaacttgatgaAAGGACGACAGATAAACTAACTTCTTTTATGGTGATAGCTACGCGTGCCAACTGTCCACTCATTGCAAGTTTCCTGCAAAGGGCAGGGGCTTGGTCCTACTTTAATGCTGCAGGCACCACTCCACTGCATGCTGCACTGAAGACTGGCAACCTGAACCTAGCGGAGACAATGGTTCGGAACCTTGGAGCATCATTGTACATTCCAGACAGTGAACACAGCCTTCCAAAGGATATTATAGGGAAGATGGATGCAGCTAAACTTAAGAAGCTTGAAGAG GAGGTAtacaaaagggagaagaggaagcttGAGAACCTAGAAATATTCACAAAGGATGAGAGCGAAAAGGAGAAAGTTCGGATGCTGCTGGCTCTTCAGGAAGCACTCTTCACCAAGTACACCGGCAACACTGTCCATCCAACACCAGGGAACTTGAGTAGCATTGACCAAGAAGCAGGTGCTTATGCTATGTTGATAGCTTCTAGAAGTGGCCTGCAGCAGTTGCTGCATTTACTACTTGTTATGGAGTGCCTCCCTGCAGATCTGGTGGTCGATGGGACTGCTGGCACCACAGCTCTTCATGAAGCTGCTTCCCATGGAAAATCTAGAAGTGTTGTCCAACTTCTCCACAGCTTAGAGAAGGCTGCTGTTGCCAGTAAGCATAATGTTGCTGAGGCCAAAGCCTATAGTGGCCATGGGCATTCTGTGCTATGGAAACTAAACAGGTACAGCCCATTGCAGCCAGACAGGTATGGCCAGACAGCCCTTCATCTGGCAGCAATGTTTGGTCACAAACACACCTTGGAACTCTTGGTTCATTTTGTGGGAGAGGATCCTCCCTGTAGGGCTGGCACAACAGCCAAGCAGATCCTTAGCAACTTCACTGGGTACCTGAAGCGCTACTTGAGATACAATGACAAAACCAGAAACAAGATTACACCTCTGGATCATCATGATCCTGACGCACTGCTTAGCAAACTCCTTTGTGCTGTTGACCTTAATAAGCTTCCTAAAGATGCCAAGAGGGCTAATGTGGACATGGACAGTGGTGAGGCCAGGCAGGTGAAAGATGCAGTGCTCAAGGCAGTAGGTGTCATCCTTGGCCGTGTGGTGATGGCTGATGACATGTATCAAGGCCGACTAAGGTTGGTGGGCAGTGCACGAGATGGCTCAAAGCTTTTTGCTCCTGATGAATTTGATATCAATGTTGTCATCCCAGCAGCTGATCGAGTGAACATATCGGTGGAGCAGGAGATGGATGCCTTCAAGAGCAATGTCCTTAAGATAAATGTGGAGACAAACAATCCTCATTTGCAGGGTAACCGCCTGATGGGAGACTTGTTTGGCCTTGTAAAGGAAGTTCTTACAGATTCCGTCTTGGATGATGATAGATTAAGTGTGGTGCCTCCCAGCCTGACCAGAACACAGGTGGGTGTATCACTGGCCCTGGCCTGGCAGGGGGTTGAGTACCCTCTTCTACTGGTGGGTGTAGACCTAGTACCAGTGTTAGAGGTGCCATGGCATGAGGCTATTGTTAAGCCTGATGCTCTTACCCCACCAGACAGCCATTACATGCATGTCAGCAACACCTCGGATGGGTCGTGGCGCTGTAGTTTTGCTCTTCTAGAGGCAGAGGTGCTGAGGCAGCTCTCCTTAGAAGAGCGCTGCATCCAACTGTCTTGCAAAATGTTGCTGTATCACCTCAAAGCAGAGCGCTGGATGCCTCGAGAGATCAAGGCCTTTTGTACATGGTGGAGTGGCCGATCTTTTAACGTACCAGTGCCAGCAGGGTTTTGTCTCAAGAGTTCCTTTTTTGGAGCGCTTGCATATAAACGTAAATACAGATTAGAGTGGTCAGAGGGGGATACAATCAGGTGGATGCTCTTCATCTTTAGGAGAATGTGCTTGGTTGAAGAAGAGTCTAACACCTTCTCTCCAAAAAAAGTTTTTGCTTACTTTGGAGGAGATTGTGAGGGGCCCAAGTTTGGAGCAGGAGCACCTGTTATTGCAAAGTATCTCAAGGGGAATGGTCTGAAAAAAAAGTACATCATGCGCTCCTTCAGGCAGCACCTCAACTATTGGATAAACACTTTCTTGAAACTCATTCACTTTCCTAATATGAGATAG
- the LOC127008193 gene encoding ankyrin-2-like isoform X2: MRLEEKECRDSVWSIPWKHVPQDETLELERKKEDQESNSTLESQKKALKELEQIVSDGNLVKLHAIRDQGGDLSGCVTTPYHENMTICLLALAAWNGHTHLLDTLIESGLSVEGSGSTNWTPLMLAARKAHEKMVEELLSRGADPLARDSEGAVALHHAAFCGHRQCVAALIPVTPTTIADSEGRTPIHAASLRGHKHVIEDLNDKGWKLGIADSGGNTELHMSAWFGSLEVVEYLVAAKLNPYQKNMQGLTPLNLAVREGRHNIESWFMKRRGGSSLKLLHAHELIKSQEENEKDNYESFKKYVKYGNVAGIEEMKVIGDAHLMDERGMTFLHCALEENYVKPSVVEQLLDMVHPHVMTYDGLTPLDLAKKKLKCNEGTISYPLYEEAISILENHQCSKEKGSPEELYTKLLQVICEGDNVKEVSRLMCAGAPLELNGDFPNSALQQAIIHDRSKIVNLMLASQASLIPCTQGLNLLQHAWYSPNTSARVYFAITKAFSRELKRERDRLPRHTSGLRYDLTELIEAVDGDAPWEACWKMGNSKKENLGDKTTADEGARWEACWQKGSTAKKKKLDERTTDKLTSFMVIATRANCPLIASFLQRAGAWSYFNAAGTTPLHAALKTGNLNLAETMVRNLGASLYIPDSEHSLPKDIIGKMDAAKLKKLEEEVYKREKRKLENLEIFTKDESEKEKVRMLLALQEALFTKYTGNTVHPTPGNLSSIDQEAGAYAMLIASRSGLQQLLHLLLVMECLPADLVVDGTAGTTALHEAASHGKSRSVVQLLHSLEKAAVASKHNVAEAKAYSGHGHSVLWKLNRYSPLQPDRYGQTALHLAAMFGHKHTLELLVHFVGEDPPCRAGTTAKQILSNFTGYLKRYLRYNDKTRNKITPLDHHDPDALLSKLLCAVDLNKLPKDAKRANVDMDSGEARQVKDAVLKAVGVILGRVVMADDMYQGRLRLVGSARDGSKLFAPDEFDINVVIPAADRVNISVEQEMDAFKSNVLKINVETNNPHLQGNRLMGDLFGLVKEVLTDSVLDDDRLSVVPPSLTRTQVGVSLALAWQGVEYPLLLVGVDLVPVLEVPWHEAIVKPDALTPPDSHYMHVSNTSDGSWRCSFALLEAEVLRQLSLEERCIQLSCKMLLYHLKAERWMPREIKAFCTWWSGRSFNVPVPAGFCLKSSFFGALAYKRKYRLEWSEGDTIRWMLFIFRRMCLVEEESNTFSPKKVFAYFGGDCEGPKFGAGAPVIAKYLKGNGLKKKYIMRSFRQHLNYWINTFLKLIHFPNMR; this comes from the exons GaactggaaaggaaaaaggaggatcaGGAGTCCAATTCTACACTGGAAAGCCAGAAGAAGGCACTAAAG GAACTGGAGCAGATTGTGAGTGATGGGAACCTGGTTAAACTACATGCCATCCGTGACCAGGGAGGTGACCTGTCTGGATGTGTGACGACACCCTACCATGAAAATATGACGATATGCCTGCTGGCCTTAGCAGCTTGGAATGGCCATACCCACCTGCTGGACACTCTCATTGAATCTGGCCTCAGTGTGGAAGGCAGTGGCTCTACCAACTGGACGCCATTAATGCTGGCTGCCCGGAAGGCCCATGAGAAGATGGTGGAAGAACTGCTCTCTCGTGGTGCCGATCCTCTAGCAAGGGATTCAGAAG GAGCTGTTGCTCTTCACCATGCTGCTTTCTGTGGCCACAGGCAATGTGTGGCTGCTTTGATTCCTGTCACCCCAACCACCATAGCTGACAGTGAGGGTCGTACCCCTATCCATGCAGCCAGTCTTCGAGGTCATAAGCATGTGATAGAGGATTTGAATGACAAAGGATGGAAACTTGGTATTGCAGATTCAGGTGGCAACACAGAACTTCATATGAGTGCTTGGTTTGGCTCCCTGGAAGTGGTGGAGTACTTGGTGGCAGCGAAACTGAACCCTTACCAAAAAAATATGCAGGGACTCACACCACTGAACTTAGCAGTGCGTGAAGGTCGCCACAACATTGAAAGTTGGTTCATGAAGAGGCGAGGTGGCTCTTCACTGAAGCTGTTGCATGCTCATGAGCTTATA AAGTcacaagaggagaatgaaaaggacaaTTATGAGAGTTTCAAAAAGTATGTGAAATATGGTAATGTTGCAGGGATTGAAGAAATGAAAGTAATAGGTGATGCTCACTTGATGGACGAAAGAGGCATGACCTTCCTCCACTGTGCTCTAGAGGAAAATTATGTCAAACCTTCAGTTGTTGAACAGCTCCTTGATATGGTTCACCCTCATGTAATGACCTATGATGGCCTCACTCCCCTTGATCTGGCTAAGAAGAAGCTCAAATGCAATGAAGGCACAA TCTCCTACCCCCTGTATGAGGAAGCAATATCAATCTTGGAGAATCACCAGTGTTCAAAG GAAAAGGGTTCTCCTGAGGAGCTGTACACAAAGCTGCTCCAAGTCATCTGTGAGGGAGACAATGTGAAGGAAGTGTCCCGTCTCATGTGTGCTGGAGCCCCACTGGAGCTAAATGGGGATTTTCCCAACTCAGCGCTGCAGCAGGCCATCATTCATGACCGCTCTAAAATCGTCAATCTCATGTTGGCATCACAGGCATCCCTCATCCCATGCACACAGGGCCTCAACTTGCTGCAGCATGCTTGGTATTCACCCAACACTTCTGCCAGAGTCTACTTTGCCATCACTAAG GCCTTCTCTAGGGAGCTGAAGCGAGAAAGAGACCGACTGCCTCGACACACCAGTGGGCTTCGGTATGACCTTACTGAATTGATAGAAGCTGTTGATGGAGATGCTCCATGGGAAGCCTGCTGGAAGATGGGAAATTCTAAAAAAGAAAATTTGGGAGACAAGACAACTGCTGATGAGGGAGCTCGATGGGAAGCCTGTTGGCAGAAAGGAAGTActgctaagaaaaaaaaacttgatgaAAGGACGACAGATAAACTAACTTCTTTTATGGTGATAGCTACGCGTGCCAACTGTCCACTCATTGCAAGTTTCCTGCAAAGGGCAGGGGCTTGGTCCTACTTTAATGCTGCAGGCACCACTCCACTGCATGCTGCACTGAAGACTGGCAACCTGAACCTAGCGGAGACAATGGTTCGGAACCTTGGAGCATCATTGTACATTCCAGACAGTGAACACAGCCTTCCAAAGGATATTATAGGGAAGATGGATGCAGCTAAACTTAAGAAGCTTGAAGAG GAGGTAtacaaaagggagaagaggaagcttGAGAACCTAGAAATATTCACAAAGGATGAGAGCGAAAAGGAGAAAGTTCGGATGCTGCTGGCTCTTCAGGAAGCACTCTTCACCAAGTACACCGGCAACACTGTCCATCCAACACCAGGGAACTTGAGTAGCATTGACCAAGAAGCAGGTGCTTATGCTATGTTGATAGCTTCTAGAAGTGGCCTGCAGCAGTTGCTGCATTTACTACTTGTTATGGAGTGCCTCCCTGCAGATCTGGTGGTCGATGGGACTGCTGGCACCACAGCTCTTCATGAAGCTGCTTCCCATGGAAAATCTAGAAGTGTTGTCCAACTTCTCCACAGCTTAGAGAAGGCTGCTGTTGCCAGTAAGCATAATGTTGCTGAGGCCAAAGCCTATAGTGGCCATGGGCATTCTGTGCTATGGAAACTAAACAGGTACAGCCCATTGCAGCCAGACAGGTATGGCCAGACAGCCCTTCATCTGGCAGCAATGTTTGGTCACAAACACACCTTGGAACTCTTGGTTCATTTTGTGGGAGAGGATCCTCCCTGTAGGGCTGGCACAACAGCCAAGCAGATCCTTAGCAACTTCACTGGGTACCTGAAGCGCTACTTGAGATACAATGACAAAACCAGAAACAAGATTACACCTCTGGATCATCATGATCCTGACGCACTGCTTAGCAAACTCCTTTGTGCTGTTGACCTTAATAAGCTTCCTAAAGATGCCAAGAGGGCTAATGTGGACATGGACAGTGGTGAGGCCAGGCAGGTGAAAGATGCAGTGCTCAAGGCAGTAGGTGTCATCCTTGGCCGTGTGGTGATGGCTGATGACATGTATCAAGGCCGACTAAGGTTGGTGGGCAGTGCACGAGATGGCTCAAAGCTTTTTGCTCCTGATGAATTTGATATCAATGTTGTCATCCCAGCAGCTGATCGAGTGAACATATCGGTGGAGCAGGAGATGGATGCCTTCAAGAGCAATGTCCTTAAGATAAATGTGGAGACAAACAATCCTCATTTGCAGGGTAACCGCCTGATGGGAGACTTGTTTGGCCTTGTAAAGGAAGTTCTTACAGATTCCGTCTTGGATGATGATAGATTAAGTGTGGTGCCTCCCAGCCTGACCAGAACACAGGTGGGTGTATCACTGGCCCTGGCCTGGCAGGGGGTTGAGTACCCTCTTCTACTGGTGGGTGTAGACCTAGTACCAGTGTTAGAGGTGCCATGGCATGAGGCTATTGTTAAGCCTGATGCTCTTACCCCACCAGACAGCCATTACATGCATGTCAGCAACACCTCGGATGGGTCGTGGCGCTGTAGTTTTGCTCTTCTAGAGGCAGAGGTGCTGAGGCAGCTCTCCTTAGAAGAGCGCTGCATCCAACTGTCTTGCAAAATGTTGCTGTATCACCTCAAAGCAGAGCGCTGGATGCCTCGAGAGATCAAGGCCTTTTGTACATGGTGGAGTGGCCGATCTTTTAACGTACCAGTGCCAGCAGGGTTTTGTCTCAAGAGTTCCTTTTTTGGAGCGCTTGCATATAAACGTAAATACAGATTAGAGTGGTCAGAGGGGGATACAATCAGGTGGATGCTCTTCATCTTTAGGAGAATGTGCTTGGTTGAAGAAGAGTCTAACACCTTCTCTCCAAAAAAAGTTTTTGCTTACTTTGGAGGAGATTGTGAGGGGCCCAAGTTTGGAGCAGGAGCACCTGTTATTGCAAAGTATCTCAAGGGGAATGGTCTGAAAAAAAAGTACATCATGCGCTCCTTCAGGCAGCACCTCAACTATTGGATAAACACTTTCTTGAAACTCATTCACTTTCCTAATATGAGATAG